In Paraburkholderia sprentiae WSM5005, a genomic segment contains:
- the coxB gene encoding cytochrome c oxidase subunit II, whose amino-acid sequence MRLTVQAGSLAALSGCSGPLSTLDPSGPAAASIAGLWWVMLAGAAILFAMVLVLFLMTVFRPGWGSHVSPARWIVLGGLVLPAVILIPLICYALYAGELLLPLRAHAPARIEAIAQQWRWTFRYPELGNVETANVLHLPAGTPVDISVTSLDVVHAFWIPRFAGKIDAVPGHHNLLRIQVDRPGEYAGQCNQFCGIGHAQMHFTVIVDRPEDFPAAVKNAAANGEVKK is encoded by the coding sequence TTGCGTCTGACGGTCCAAGCAGGATCGCTCGCGGCGTTGTCCGGCTGCAGCGGGCCGCTTTCGACGCTCGATCCATCCGGCCCGGCCGCCGCATCGATCGCCGGATTGTGGTGGGTGATGCTGGCGGGCGCGGCGATCCTGTTCGCCATGGTGCTCGTGCTGTTTCTGATGACGGTCTTCCGGCCGGGCTGGGGCTCGCACGTGTCGCCCGCGCGCTGGATCGTGCTCGGTGGTCTGGTGCTGCCCGCGGTGATCCTGATTCCGCTGATCTGCTACGCGCTGTATGCGGGCGAGTTGCTGCTGCCGCTGCGCGCGCATGCGCCCGCGCGCATCGAGGCGATCGCGCAGCAATGGCGCTGGACCTTCCGCTACCCGGAACTCGGCAATGTCGAAACCGCAAACGTGCTGCACCTGCCAGCGGGCACGCCGGTCGACATCTCCGTGACCAGCCTCGACGTCGTGCACGCGTTCTGGATTCCGCGCTTCGCGGGCAAGATCGACGCGGTCCCCGGCCACCACAACCTGCTGCGCATCCAGGTCGATCGGCCCGGCGAGTACGCCGGACAATGCAACCAGTTTTGCGGCATCGGTCACGCGCAGATGCACTTCACCGTGATCGTCGATCGTCCGGAAGATTTTCCGGCCGCAGTTAAAAACGCCGCCGCCAACGGGGAGGTGAAGAAATGA
- the yfcF gene encoding glutathione transferase → MSVFVTLREKRLPFELSTVDLASKANHATDFANRSLTRRVPTLTHEDFALSESSAITEYLDETFPDTPVYPQDRRLRARARQVQAWLRSDLLPIREERSTEVVFYGTRGAPLSGIAQEAAQKLFAAADALLPAHSPNLFGKWCIADTDLALMLNRLVLNGDPVPHKLKEYATQQWQRASVQQWVQLERPPL, encoded by the coding sequence ATGTCCGTCTTCGTGACGCTTCGCGAGAAGCGCTTGCCGTTCGAACTTTCGACCGTCGATCTCGCGAGCAAAGCGAATCACGCAACGGACTTTGCGAACCGCTCATTGACGCGGCGCGTGCCGACGCTGACCCATGAAGACTTTGCACTATCCGAGTCGTCGGCGATCACCGAGTACCTCGACGAGACTTTCCCTGACACGCCGGTCTATCCGCAAGATCGGCGTCTGCGCGCGCGAGCGCGCCAGGTGCAGGCCTGGTTGCGCAGCGATCTGCTGCCAATCCGCGAAGAGCGTTCCACCGAAGTCGTTTTCTACGGAACGCGCGGCGCACCGCTTTCCGGCATCGCACAGGAAGCGGCACAAAAACTCTTCGCCGCCGCCGACGCTCTTCTTCCAGCCCATTCGCCGAACCTGTTCGGCAAATGGTGCATTGCCGACACGGACCTCGCATTGATGCTCAATCGCCTCGTGCTGAATGGCGACCCCGTTCCGCACAAGCTGAAGGAATACGCGACGCAACAATGGCAGCGTGCCAGCGTGCAACAGTGGGTCCAACTGGAGCGTCCGCCGCTCTGA
- a CDS encoding L-fuconate dehydratase, translating into MTTITRLSVRDIRFPTSRSLDGSDAMNAAPDYSATYVTLQTDTPDLTGHGLTFTIGRGNEICVTAVNALTPLIVGKTLEDITANMGAFWRAFTSDSQLRWIGPDKGAIHLATAAVVNAVWDLWAKSVGKPVWKLLVDMSPEELVRCLDFRYVTDAITPHEALAMLHRHARTKGEREKEMLAQGYPAYTTSAGWLGYDDDKIRRLAREGVAQGWTHFKQKVGGDLEEDVRRARILREEIGENLKLMMDANQVWDVDEAIANMRRLAEFDPWWIEEPTSPDDILGHAAIRRRLGSIGVATGEHCHNRVMFKQLLQAQAIDFCQIDSCRLGGLNEVIVVLLMAAKFGVPVCPHAGGVGLCEYVQHISLFDYICVSASLENRVLEYVDHLHEHFVNPVVIRNGRYMPPQSAGYSIEILEASLDRYWFPQGEAWQE; encoded by the coding sequence ATGACCACGATCACAAGGCTGTCCGTTCGGGACATCCGTTTTCCCACTTCACGTTCGCTGGACGGCTCCGACGCGATGAATGCCGCGCCGGACTATTCCGCCACCTATGTCACGCTCCAAACCGACACGCCGGATCTCACCGGCCACGGCCTCACGTTCACGATCGGCCGCGGCAATGAAATCTGCGTGACGGCCGTCAATGCCCTCACGCCGTTGATCGTCGGCAAGACGCTCGAAGATATCACCGCGAATATGGGCGCTTTCTGGCGCGCATTTACTTCGGATAGCCAACTACGCTGGATCGGTCCGGACAAAGGCGCGATTCATCTGGCCACCGCGGCGGTCGTCAACGCGGTGTGGGACCTGTGGGCGAAATCCGTCGGCAAGCCGGTGTGGAAGCTGCTGGTCGACATGAGTCCGGAAGAACTCGTGCGCTGCCTCGACTTTCGCTACGTGACCGACGCGATCACGCCGCACGAAGCACTCGCCATGCTGCACCGGCACGCCAGGACCAAAGGCGAGCGCGAAAAAGAAATGCTCGCGCAAGGCTATCCGGCCTACACCACGTCCGCGGGCTGGCTCGGTTACGACGACGACAAGATTCGCCGTCTCGCGCGCGAGGGTGTCGCGCAGGGATGGACGCATTTCAAGCAGAAGGTCGGCGGCGATCTGGAAGAAGATGTGCGGCGCGCGCGCATTCTGCGCGAAGAGATCGGCGAGAACCTGAAGCTGATGATGGACGCGAATCAGGTGTGGGACGTCGATGAGGCGATCGCGAACATGCGCCGTCTCGCCGAGTTCGACCCGTGGTGGATCGAGGAGCCCACGAGTCCGGACGATATCCTCGGTCATGCGGCGATTCGCCGGCGGCTCGGCTCGATTGGCGTTGCAACCGGCGAGCATTGCCACAATCGCGTGATGTTCAAGCAGCTGTTGCAAGCGCAAGCCATCGACTTCTGCCAGATCGACAGTTGCCGGCTCGGCGGACTCAATGAAGTGATCGTCGTATTGCTGATGGCCGCGAAGTTCGGCGTGCCGGTGTGCCCGCATGCGGGCGGCGTCGGTTTGTGCGAATACGTGCAGCATATTTCGCTATTCGACTATATCTGCGTGTCGGCCTCGCTCGAGAATCGCGTGCTCGAATATGTCGATCATTTGCACGAGCATTTCGTGAACCCCGTCGTGATTCGCAACGGGCGCTATATGCCGCCGCAAAGTGCCGGATATAGCATCGAGATATTGGAGGCGTCGTTGGACAGGTACTGGTTTCCGCAAGGAGAAGCGTGGCAGGAATAA
- a CDS encoding cytochrome c oxidase assembly protein, with amino-acid sequence MPYFPVAYCGPAPVPESLWLRWNTDLPLLVALAALAWIVTSGRSANTRAGWVAVALMAVVFVSPLCALSSALFSARVTHHIILIAGVAPLLALAFPLPRLPHPPLVPVVAAHAVIIWLWHAPGPYAWGLSTVPGYWLMQFTLLGSAWLMWRSIFSPLLPTGLALMALVATIGHMGLLGALIVFAPMPLYVVHFATTAAWGLTPIADQQLAGLLMWVLAMIPYLAAGLSLVWSSLRVGEPAL; translated from the coding sequence ATGCCATATTTTCCTGTCGCCTACTGTGGTCCCGCGCCTGTCCCCGAAAGCCTGTGGCTACGCTGGAACACGGACCTGCCATTGCTCGTCGCGCTCGCGGCGCTGGCATGGATCGTGACCAGCGGCCGCTCGGCGAATACACGGGCGGGATGGGTCGCCGTCGCGCTGATGGCCGTCGTGTTCGTCTCGCCGCTGTGCGCGTTGTCGTCGGCATTGTTCTCGGCGCGCGTAACCCATCACATCATTCTGATCGCTGGCGTCGCTCCTCTGCTCGCCCTCGCGTTTCCGCTACCGCGCCTCCCGCATCCGCCGCTCGTGCCGGTGGTCGCCGCGCACGCGGTGATCATCTGGCTGTGGCATGCGCCGGGGCCGTATGCGTGGGGCCTGTCGACCGTACCCGGCTACTGGCTGATGCAGTTCACATTGCTCGGCAGTGCATGGCTGATGTGGCGCAGCATCTTTTCGCCATTGCTGCCGACCGGCCTCGCGCTGATGGCGCTCGTCGCGACGATCGGCCATATGGGTCTGCTCGGCGCGTTGATCGTGTTCGCGCCGATGCCGCTCTACGTCGTGCACTTCGCGACCACCGCCGCGTGGGGCCTCACCCCGATCGCCGACCAGCAACTCGCCGGCCTGTTGATGTGGGTATTGGCGATGATCCCCTATCTCGCGGCAGGACTTTCGCTAGTCTGGTCAAGCCTGCGCGTCGGAGAGCCCGCACTGTGA
- a CDS encoding DUF2231 domain-containing protein, which produces MAKKGNSGTQTRSEVMLELLRLDKGSAVALVGHPIHVMMVHFPIAFVVATLGVDVIYWWTGDPFWIRAGLWAAGFAFWSGVAASVVGTAELLLVRGIRLKEASWSHAIAAMTLVALAGMNWGVRLLYPDEILPHGLVLSVLSSVMTGFAGWHGGKLVFDHGVGILVSPKE; this is translated from the coding sequence ATGGCAAAAAAAGGCAATTCCGGCACCCAGACGCGCAGCGAAGTGATGCTCGAACTGCTGCGGCTCGACAAGGGCTCCGCGGTGGCGCTCGTCGGCCATCCGATTCACGTGATGATGGTGCATTTCCCGATCGCGTTCGTCGTCGCAACGTTGGGCGTCGACGTGATCTACTGGTGGACGGGCGACCCATTCTGGATTCGCGCCGGCCTGTGGGCCGCCGGCTTCGCGTTCTGGAGCGGCGTGGCCGCGAGCGTCGTCGGTACGGCCGAACTGCTGCTCGTGCGCGGTATCCGCCTGAAGGAGGCGAGCTGGTCGCATGCGATCGCCGCGATGACGCTCGTCGCGCTCGCGGGGATGAACTGGGGCGTGCGCCTTCTGTACCCCGATGAGATCCTGCCGCATGGGCTCGTGCTGTCGGTGCTCAGCTCGGTGATGACGGGCTTCGCCGGCTGGCATGGAGGCAAGCTCGTGTTCGATCATGGCGTGGGGATTCTGGTTTCGCCGAAGGAGTGA
- a CDS encoding CopD family protein, with protein sequence MTTLLKFIHLAAIATWSGGLIVLPYLFWQRRGLAAGTELDRLHRITRFVFVELTSPAAFVAIASGTVLIFLQATFVEWFTAKMVFVGIMAMLHVLAGLILHDLYLPGGRFSPASAIALTLAYLIVIVAIIWIVLAKPHIDSNLLAPHLFEPGGLGRWLHHSFGETRIPTP encoded by the coding sequence GTGACGACCCTGCTGAAGTTCATTCATCTGGCCGCGATCGCGACCTGGTCGGGCGGTTTGATCGTGCTGCCGTATCTGTTCTGGCAACGCCGCGGGCTTGCGGCCGGCACCGAGCTCGACCGGCTGCACCGCATCACGCGATTCGTGTTCGTGGAACTGACCTCGCCCGCCGCTTTCGTCGCGATTGCGAGCGGCACCGTGCTGATTTTTCTGCAGGCAACCTTCGTCGAGTGGTTCACCGCGAAGATGGTGTTCGTCGGCATCATGGCGATGCTGCACGTGCTGGCCGGCCTCATACTGCACGATCTGTATCTGCCCGGCGGCCGGTTCAGCCCTGCTTCGGCGATCGCACTGACCCTCGCCTATCTGATCGTGATCGTCGCGATCATCTGGATCGTGCTGGCCAAGCCGCACATCGACTCGAACCTGCTGGCCCCGCACCTGTTCGAGCCCGGCGGACTAGGCCGGTGGCTGCATCACTCCTTCGGCGAAACCAGAATCCCCACGCCATGA
- the ctaD gene encoding cytochrome c oxidase subunit I — protein sequence MSVPVEPPSQGNALRLHRQLAAIWGTGPGVQRLAAVNHTVLGMRMMITSFVFFAIAGILGMLTRVQLATPHAGFMDVETYNQVFTMHGSMMLFLFAIPMVESFAVYLTPKLLGARDFAFPRLTAYGYWCYLFGGTILTVSLILRSAPDGGWFMYTPLSSRVYTPGLNADVWLLGITFVEISALSLAMEIVVSILKMRAPGMSLDRMPIFAWYILVTAMMMIVAFPPLILGSILLEVERAFNLPFFDPTRGGDPLLWQHLFWLFGHPDVYIIFLPMAGVLSTMIPVFARRRLIGYRTIVVAIIALAFLSFGIWVHHMFTVGIPHLALAFFSAGSAIVAVPTAIQFFAWFATLSHGRPRWDVPMLYIFGFFFVFTCGGLTGVMLAMVPFDWQAHDTYFVVAHLHYVVAGALAFPMLAAFYYWLPLLSGRTAVHKLAVPAFWLVFIGFNMTFFMMHLTGLLGMPRRVFTYSGDEGWNWLNLLSSVGSFVMTIGFALVVIDIIVQLRFGQRVRRNPWQSTTLEWAMPIPPAPYAFASIPHMDAETEKVPPGQLATSLARGEGYLGFTRNGWLETLGVHITSGEPDQLIVLPNSTYLPLVTALVTAAAVLAMLFKFYLLSVAFALVTFGLFIFAGHGAGHARDYGALPVGRGVSVPPHTEVAGSPSWLSLICALVANGTLFTSLVFGTFYLWIAAPNWPAAVTPHPSRLLALVALVALALAAVAARGSLRAAAAERKPHGTIGLTAIALIVALIACVMLINGVTPNPREHALGATAAALLTYIAVHAGVGLLFLISNVLRVGAGFVSARRLTDLRLTRLWVDYTLATGLIALGLVLALPGLVAMLGARP from the coding sequence ATGAGTGTGCCCGTCGAGCCGCCGTCACAGGGCAACGCGCTGCGGCTGCACCGCCAGCTTGCCGCGATCTGGGGCACCGGGCCGGGCGTGCAGAGGCTCGCCGCGGTCAACCATACGGTCCTCGGCATGCGCATGATGATCACGTCATTCGTGTTCTTCGCGATCGCCGGGATTCTCGGCATGCTCACGCGCGTGCAGCTCGCCACGCCGCATGCGGGCTTCATGGACGTGGAGACCTATAACCAGGTCTTCACGATGCATGGGTCGATGATGCTGTTCCTGTTCGCAATCCCGATGGTGGAAAGCTTCGCGGTCTATCTGACGCCGAAGCTTCTCGGCGCGCGCGACTTCGCGTTTCCGCGCCTGACCGCATACGGCTACTGGTGCTATCTGTTCGGCGGCACGATCCTGACCGTGTCGCTGATTCTGCGCAGCGCGCCCGACGGAGGCTGGTTCATGTACACGCCGCTCAGCTCCAGGGTCTACACGCCCGGTTTGAACGCCGACGTCTGGCTGCTCGGCATCACGTTCGTCGAGATTTCGGCGCTGTCGCTCGCGATGGAAATCGTCGTGTCGATTCTCAAGATGCGCGCGCCGGGCATGTCGCTCGATCGCATGCCGATCTTCGCGTGGTACATCCTCGTCACCGCGATGATGATGATCGTGGCGTTTCCGCCGCTCATTCTCGGCTCGATCCTGCTCGAGGTGGAGCGCGCGTTCAACCTGCCGTTCTTCGATCCGACGCGCGGCGGCGATCCGCTGTTGTGGCAGCATCTGTTCTGGCTGTTCGGCCACCCGGACGTGTACATCATCTTCCTGCCGATGGCCGGCGTGCTGTCGACGATGATCCCGGTGTTCGCGCGACGCCGTCTGATCGGCTATCGCACGATCGTCGTCGCGATCATCGCGCTCGCGTTCCTGAGCTTCGGCATCTGGGTGCACCATATGTTCACGGTGGGCATTCCACATCTGGCGCTCGCGTTCTTCTCGGCGGGCTCGGCGATCGTCGCGGTGCCCACCGCGATCCAGTTCTTCGCGTGGTTCGCCACGCTTTCGCACGGCCGCCCGCGCTGGGACGTACCGATGCTGTACATCTTCGGCTTCTTCTTCGTGTTCACCTGCGGCGGGCTGACCGGCGTGATGCTCGCGATGGTGCCGTTCGACTGGCAGGCGCACGACACCTACTTCGTCGTCGCGCATCTGCACTACGTGGTGGCCGGCGCGCTCGCGTTTCCGATGCTCGCGGCGTTCTATTACTGGCTGCCGCTACTGAGCGGGCGCACCGCCGTGCATAAACTTGCCGTGCCGGCGTTCTGGCTCGTGTTCATCGGCTTCAACATGACCTTTTTCATGATGCACCTGACCGGCCTGCTCGGCATGCCGCGGCGGGTCTTCACCTATAGCGGCGACGAAGGCTGGAACTGGCTCAATCTGCTGTCGTCGGTGGGCAGCTTCGTGATGACGATCGGCTTCGCACTAGTCGTGATCGACATCATCGTGCAACTGCGTTTCGGCCAGCGCGTGCGGCGCAATCCGTGGCAGTCGACCACGCTCGAATGGGCGATGCCGATTCCGCCCGCGCCCTATGCGTTCGCGTCGATTCCGCACATGGACGCCGAAACCGAAAAGGTCCCGCCCGGCCAGCTAGCGACCTCGCTTGCGCGCGGCGAAGGCTACCTCGGCTTCACGCGCAACGGCTGGCTGGAGACCCTTGGCGTGCATATCACCTCGGGCGAGCCGGATCAACTGATCGTGCTGCCGAACTCGACCTATCTGCCGCTCGTCACCGCGCTCGTGACCGCCGCGGCGGTGCTCGCGATGCTGTTCAAGTTCTATCTGCTGTCGGTCGCGTTCGCGTTGGTCACGTTTGGCCTCTTCATCTTCGCAGGCCACGGCGCGGGCCACGCGCGCGACTACGGCGCGTTGCCGGTCGGCCGCGGCGTCAGCGTGCCGCCGCATACCGAGGTGGCCGGCTCGCCATCATGGCTTTCGCTGATCTGCGCGCTGGTGGCGAACGGCACGCTGTTCACATCGCTGGTCTTCGGCACATTCTATCTGTGGATCGCCGCGCCGAACTGGCCGGCCGCTGTGACGCCGCATCCGAGCCGCCTGCTCGCGCTCGTGGCGCTCGTCGCGCTTGCGCTCGCCGCCGTCGCCGCGCGCGGCTCGTTGCGCGCGGCCGCCGCCGAGCGCAAACCGCACGGCACGATCGGACTGACCGCGATTGCCCTGATCGTCGCGCTGATCGCCTGCGTGATGCTGATCAACGGCGTGACACCGAATCCTCGCGAGCATGCGCTCGGCGCGACGGCCGCGGCGCTGCTCACGTACATCGCGGTTCACGCGGGCGTCGGGCTACTGTTCCTGATCAGCAATGTGCTGCGCGTCGGCGCGGGCTTCGTTTCCGCGCGACGCCTGACCGATCTGCGCCTCACGCGCCTGTGGGTCGATTACACGCTGGCGACGGGCCTCATCGCGCTTGGACTCGTGCTCGCGCTGCCTGGCCTCGTCGCCATGCTGGGAGCCCGACCATGA
- a CDS encoding aminotransferase class V-fold PLP-dependent enzyme, translating into MSSPLSPAAIDAMRARTPGVRSTTHFNHAGASLPSAATLEAIQAHLLREASMGPMEAGAAAREQTERARTLAARLLNAQPVEIALTTGNSAGWGAAFAALGPWLAGQRILVARHEWGGNLATMRLLAQRAGASIETIPSDASGRVDPRALEAMLDDRVRLIALTWLPANGGLINPAAAIGQIARRHGIAYFIDAAQAVGQLPIDVVEVGCDVLAGAGRKALRGPRGTGLLYVRRDFLPRLMPAFVDTHSAPLDAEGDPILRDDAARFESSEASLALHCGLANALEEALDIGIDNIRAQIDRTAQTLREQLAALPGVSVLDQGVERSGLVSFNVAGLDAMSVRHTLAAQGIAIGSNGVAYTPFDMTSRGLTQIARASVSYLTTGAEVDKLLAGIRTLAR; encoded by the coding sequence ATGTCTTCTCCACTGTCGCCCGCCGCCATCGACGCAATGCGCGCCCGCACGCCCGGTGTTCGCAGTACCACGCATTTCAATCATGCCGGGGCGTCGCTGCCTTCCGCCGCCACGCTCGAAGCGATTCAAGCGCATCTGTTGCGCGAAGCGTCGATGGGACCGATGGAAGCAGGCGCGGCTGCCCGCGAACAGACCGAGCGGGCGCGCACGCTCGCCGCGCGACTGCTGAACGCTCAGCCCGTCGAGATCGCGTTGACGACCGGCAACTCGGCGGGCTGGGGCGCAGCTTTCGCGGCCTTGGGTCCGTGGCTCGCAGGGCAGCGCATCCTCGTTGCGCGGCACGAATGGGGCGGCAATCTCGCGACGATGCGTCTTCTGGCGCAGCGCGCGGGCGCATCGATCGAGACGATCCCTTCCGATGCCAGCGGCAGGGTTGATCCTCGCGCGCTCGAAGCGATGCTCGACGACCGCGTCCGACTGATCGCGCTCACGTGGCTGCCGGCCAATGGCGGACTGATCAACCCCGCCGCCGCAATCGGGCAGATAGCACGCCGTCACGGCATTGCGTATTTCATCGATGCGGCGCAGGCCGTCGGGCAACTGCCGATCGACGTCGTCGAAGTCGGCTGCGATGTGCTGGCGGGCGCGGGCCGCAAGGCACTGCGCGGACCGCGCGGCACCGGGCTGTTATACGTGCGGCGGGACTTTCTGCCTCGGCTGATGCCGGCGTTCGTCGACACGCACTCCGCGCCGCTCGATGCCGAGGGCGACCCGATACTGCGCGACGATGCGGCGCGGTTCGAATCGTCGGAAGCGTCGCTTGCCCTGCATTGCGGATTGGCGAATGCATTGGAGGAAGCGCTGGACATCGGCATCGACAACATCCGCGCGCAGATCGATCGAACCGCGCAGACTTTGCGCGAGCAACTGGCCGCGCTGCCGGGCGTTTCCGTACTCGACCAGGGTGTCGAACGATCCGGGCTGGTGTCGTTCAACGTCGCGGGACTCGATGCGATGTCAGTGCGACACACGTTGGCGGCGCAGGGCATCGCGATCGGTTCGAATGGCGTCGCCTATACGCCGTTCGACATGACGAGCCGAGGACTGACGCAGATCGCGCGCGCGTCGGTCAGCTACCTGACCACCGGCGCCGAAGTTGACAAATTATTGGCTGGGATACGGACGTTGGCGCGTTGA
- a CDS encoding ferredoxin reductase family protein: MQSRDLARKIIWSAIYLLFILAPLFALLAGTLPPARNFGTEFSVALGYSGLAMMGLQFGLTARFRHVTEPWGEDVIYHFHRRVSLLAVSLVVAHPLILFAIRSDKVAMPDSLREVPWGAWFAFLSIGSVIVLVITALWRKQLKIPYELWHLSHIGLALVAIFGGVLHMIGWGFYLTDPLKRTLWICMTAFWIALLLYVRLFKPIFMLRRPYRIAEVRAERGDTTTLVMQPDGHAGFRFKPGQFGWLNVWGSPFRITGHPFSFSSSAEAENGRVEMTIRNLGDFTSKVKLIEAGQRVYLDGPYGAFTIGHPTDMHVLIAGGIGITPMMSMIRTLADRGDQRPLVLLYGGKTWDSLTFREELDALKTRLDLRIIYVLSAPPEGWSGETGRIDAAMFRRHLPPAFAEHEYFICGPDPMMDAIETALGEMKVPRMRYHSERYSFV, translated from the coding sequence ATGCAGTCTCGAGATCTCGCACGCAAGATCATCTGGTCGGCCATCTATCTGTTGTTCATTCTCGCGCCGCTGTTTGCGCTGCTGGCCGGCACGCTGCCGCCCGCGCGCAACTTCGGCACCGAGTTCTCGGTGGCGCTCGGCTACTCCGGCCTCGCGATGATGGGCCTGCAATTCGGCCTCACCGCGCGCTTTCGTCACGTGACCGAGCCATGGGGCGAGGACGTCATCTACCATTTTCATCGACGCGTGTCGCTGCTCGCGGTCAGCCTCGTGGTCGCCCATCCGCTGATTCTGTTCGCGATCCGCTCGGACAAGGTCGCGATGCCCGACTCGCTGCGGGAGGTACCGTGGGGCGCGTGGTTCGCCTTCCTGTCGATCGGCTCGGTAATCGTGCTGGTGATCACCGCGCTGTGGCGCAAGCAGCTAAAAATCCCTTACGAACTCTGGCATCTATCGCACATCGGACTCGCGCTCGTGGCGATCTTCGGCGGCGTGCTGCATATGATCGGATGGGGCTTCTATCTGACCGATCCGCTCAAGCGCACGCTGTGGATCTGCATGACGGCATTCTGGATCGCGCTGTTGCTCTATGTGCGTCTGTTCAAGCCGATCTTCATGCTCAGGCGTCCGTACCGGATCGCGGAAGTGCGCGCCGAACGCGGCGACACCACGACGCTCGTGATGCAGCCCGACGGCCACGCCGGTTTTCGTTTCAAGCCCGGCCAGTTCGGCTGGCTCAACGTGTGGGGCAGTCCGTTCAGGATCACCGGGCATCCATTTTCGTTCTCGTCGAGCGCCGAGGCCGAGAACGGCCGCGTCGAAATGACGATCCGCAATCTCGGTGATTTCACGAGCAAGGTGAAGCTGATCGAGGCGGGTCAGCGCGTGTATCTGGACGGACCCTATGGCGCGTTCACGATCGGCCATCCGACCGACATGCACGTGCTGATCGCGGGCGGCATCGGTATTACGCCGATGATGAGCATGATCCGCACGCTCGCCGATCGCGGCGACCAACGTCCGCTGGTGCTGCTGTACGGCGGCAAGACCTGGGACTCGCTGACTTTCCGCGAGGAACTGGATGCGCTGAAAACACGGCTCGATCTGCGCATCATCTATGTGCTGTCGGCCCCGCCCGAAGGCTGGAGTGGCGAGACCGGGCGCATCGACGCCGCGATGTTCCGGCGTCATCTGCCGCCCGCGTTTGCCGAGCACGAGTACTTCATCTGCGGCCCGGACCCGATGATGGATGCAATCGAAACGGCGCTCGGCGAAATGAAGGTGCCGCGCATGCGCTACCATTCCGAACGCTACAGCTTCGTCTAG
- a CDS encoding D-cysteine desulfhydrase family protein: MNFASSRRLDLSSFPRHALLEGPTPIQHLARLSARLGGADIYVKREDLTGLGGGGNKLRKLEFLIGEALAGGADAIITVGARQSNHARLTAAAAARVGLDCELVLTRTVPRADQEYMENGNVLLHALFDARVHDLPGTANALEFAEERANELRAQGRHVYVCPLGGSSPVGCLGYADCAAEIVAQSHAQNVAFDRIVVPNGSGGMHAGLVAGFVALGLDPSPVAAFTVYGNAGHARTVTLDKANQTVRLIDPGLSVSDDAISIDEAQLGPGYGMPTDNMRAAVRLMASTEGLLLDPVYSGKAFAGLVDNVTSGKYPAGQKILFVMSGGLPGLFAYRKEF, from the coding sequence ATGAACTTCGCCTCATCGCGCCGCCTCGATTTATCCAGCTTTCCGCGCCATGCACTGCTCGAAGGCCCCACGCCCATTCAGCACCTTGCGCGTCTGAGCGCTCGCCTGGGCGGCGCGGACATCTACGTCAAAAGAGAAGATCTGACGGGACTGGGTGGTGGCGGCAACAAATTGCGCAAGCTCGAATTCCTGATTGGCGAAGCGCTCGCGGGTGGCGCGGACGCCATCATTACCGTCGGCGCGCGTCAGTCGAACCATGCGCGCCTCACGGCGGCCGCGGCGGCTCGCGTTGGACTTGACTGCGAACTGGTGCTGACGAGAACCGTGCCACGTGCCGACCAAGAGTATATGGAGAACGGCAACGTGCTGCTCCATGCGCTATTCGATGCGCGCGTGCATGATCTTCCCGGCACGGCCAACGCACTTGAATTCGCCGAGGAACGGGCGAACGAGTTGCGAGCGCAGGGCCGTCACGTCTATGTGTGTCCGTTGGGCGGTTCGAGCCCGGTCGGTTGCCTCGGCTATGCGGACTGTGCCGCCGAAATCGTCGCTCAATCGCATGCGCAAAACGTGGCGTTCGATCGCATCGTGGTGCCGAATGGAAGCGGCGGCATGCATGCTGGACTGGTTGCGGGTTTTGTCGCGCTTGGCCTGGATCCGTCACCGGTTGCCGCATTCACGGTCTATGGGAACGCTGGGCACGCGCGCACGGTGACTTTGGATAAAGCCAATCAGACGGTTCGACTGATCGACCCAGGCCTGAGCGTGAGCGATGACGCCATCTCGATCGACGAAGCGCAGCTCGGACCCGGCTATGGCATGCCGACCGACAACATGCGCGCTGCCGTTCGTCTGATGGCATCGACGGAAGGTCTGTTGCTGGATCCCGTGTATAGCGGCAAAGCATTCGCAGGTCTGGTCGACAACGTGACCAGCGGGAAGTATCCTGCCGGACAGAAGATTCTATTCGTCATGAGCGGCGGACTTCCCGGACTATTCGCCTACCGCAAAGAGTTCTAA